Genomic segment of Dehalogenimonas alkenigignens:
GGACGCCGGGCCGAACTGGGCGTTGCCGAACAGGTCAGACCCCAGCGGGAAGCCGCAGGTTAGCACCTGCTGGCCGATGACCACCCCGGCCGACGAGCCGAGGGCGGCGAAGGGAAAGTCGGTACGGGTGGTGTTCAGCCGGAGCACCGCGGCATCCAGGTCGGCGTTCGAGTTGATCAGGGTGGCGCTGAAGGATTCGCCGGTTTTCAAAGTGACCCGGATGGAGGTGGCGCCGCTGATGACGTGCTGGTTGGTCAGCACGAAGCCGTTGGGTCTGATGATGGTGCCGGAGCCGGTGCCGGCGCCGGTGCGCCCGGAGGCTTCGATATAAACGGTGTAGGGCTCAATTTTCCTGGCCGCGGCGGTGAAATCGGTAGAGGAAGCCGGGGGCGGCGCCGTCGTGCCCAGGCCGGCGACTGTCTGCTGCAAGGCCGCCAGGTCAGCCTGAAGCGACGAGGCCCCGGCCTGCGCCTGGCTGAGGGATGTCTGCAGGGCGGCGTTCTGGGTGTTCAGCGCCGAGAGGTCGGCGCCGGCCTGGTCCAGGCTGTCTTGTTCCTGCAGCCAGAGGGCGCCGTTGACACCGGTGCCGATAAGGAGAATGGCCAGCAGCAGCGAGACAAGCCAGCCGCCGCCTGATTTTTTCGGCGGCGCCGCAACGCCGGAAGGCCCCGGCCGGTAGTAACTATCCTGAGGGGCGGAGGGCACCGTTTCCATGCGAGCATCCTTTCAGGGCTACGGGGCATAACCCGACCTTATTACGGTAGCACCTTTTTATTATGCCTCAAAATGATGAAGGAATTATGTAGTGGACCTTATTGTAGGGATAATTAGTGCAATCTCAACCTTGCCGCTTTGATCGGAAGACAAAAAGCGGCCTCGCATTCTGACGCCGGTCAGGTTGGGGAGATTTCCAGAACTTATTGCATGCTCTCCTTCCTGCTTTCCAATTCCGCCACCTGCCGCTTGAGTGCGTCAATCTCGGTCTGCAATTCCTGGTTTTCCCGCGCTTGCCGGTTTAAAAGGTTTTTTCTACGAATAAACAGTCCAGCTAACACAATCGGAAAAATCATCAGCGCGACAACTATAGCCATAATCAGTATTTCTACAAACCCGATTCGCATCATCGCCTCCGGTTATTATTGCTAACGTTGTTCCCGGATGATAACACTCGAGTCTCAATATGGCAATACTTCTTTACCTCTTTACCCCGTTAGTAACGGCCGTTGCCCGCCCCATCTGCCCCTGCTATACTTACAAGGTTAATTTCATGACGAACGCCACAACCAACAAATACGAGACGGTCATCGGGCTGGAGGTCCACGCGCAGCTGGCCACGGCCAGCAAGATGTACTGCCGCTGCGCCTCCGACTATGCCGACGCCCCGCCGAACAGCCGCGTCTGCCCGGTGTGCCTCGGCGCTCCCGGCGTCCTGCCGGTGATAAACAAAAAGGCCGTGGAGTTCACCATGCTGACGGCGCTGGCTTTGAACTGCACCATCGCGCCGCATTCAAAGTTCGACCGCAAGAACTATCCCTACCCGGACCTGATGAAGGGCTATCAGATTTCCCAGTACGACGAGCCCATCGGCCGCCAGGGCTGGGTAGACGTTACCGCCGACGGGCGGACCCGGCGCATCGGCATCACCCGCGTCCACCTCGAGGAGGACGTGGCCAAGCTGCTCCACCGCGACGAGATCGGCGGGCCGGGCTATTCCCTGGTTGACGTCAACCGCTCCGGCGTGCCGCTGATGGAGATCGTCTCGGAGCCTGACATGCGCACCCCGGAAGAAGCGCGGCAGTACCTTCAAAAATTACGTTCGATCCTCCGTTACCTCGGCGTGTCAGTGGCCAACATGGAGGAGGGCTCTTTCCGCTGCGACGCCAACATCTCGCTGCGGCCGCGCGGCGAGACCGGGTTCAACCCCAAGGTGGAAGTCAAAAACATGAACTCCTTCCGCGCCGTGTTCCGGGCGCTGGAATACGAGGAAAAACGGCAGGCCAGGGACTATGACGCGGGCGTCCGCATCAGGCAGGAGACCCGGGGCTGGGTTGACGATAAAGACGAAACCGTCTCGCAGCGGAGCAAGGAGTTCGCCCACGACTACCGCTACTTCCCGGAGCCGGATTTGCCGCCGCTGGAGTTCGACGATAAATGGATCGCCAGGATCCGCGCCAGCCTGCCGGAGCTGCCCGAGGCGCGGCAAGCCCGGTTCATGACCGACTACCAGCTTTCCGAATACGATGCCTCGCTGCTGACCGCCGCCCGCGACATCGCCGACTATTTCGAGAGCGTCCTGTCCGCCGATATGAAGCTCTCCCCCAAGGACGCCGCCAACTGGGTAGCGGGCGAGGTTTCCCGCATCATCAACGCCGCCGGTATCGACATCGCCGCTTTTGCCGAAAAGGTGCCGGCCGCGGCGCTGGCCGGGCTGATCACCGCGACGGGCAGGGGTACGGTTAACACCGCCACCGCCAAGACCGTCCTCGACGAGATGTGGCGAACGGGCAAAGGCGCCGAGGCGATCATCGCCGAGAAAGGCCTGGCTCAGATCTCCGACGACGCCGCCATCGCGGCCATGGCGGCTCAAATCATCGCCGATAACCCGACCGCCGTCGCCGACTACAAAGCCGGCAAGGAGCAGTCGCTGAAATTCCTGGTCGGCCAGTTGATGAAGCTGTCCAAGGGGCGCGCCAATCCGGCTGCCGCTTCTGATATAATTCTTACGAAACTCAAAGAAGGATAAGAAATGCTGACCTTTTTATTGATTGCGCAAATCGTCGTGGCGGTAACCCTCGGCCTGTCGACCCTGCTGCAGGTCAAAGGCGGCGGGCTGGGGGGCATCTTCGGCCAGGCCGATACCGTCTTCCGCACCAAGCGAGGCGTTGAAAAAACCCTCTTCCAGATGACCATTGTCCTGGTCGTCCTGCTGGTGCTCATCTCAATCTGGGTCCTCTTAATCATCTGACGCCGGGGCGCGGCAAGCCGCGCCTTTGATTCGTGGAGGGTCGCGGTGGCCGCCATCATCACCCTGACCACAGACTTCGGCGAAGCCGGCGGTTACACCGCCGCCCTGAAGGGCGTCATCCTAGGCATAGCGCCGGATGCACAGATCGTGGATATCAGCCACAAAATCCAGCCGCAAAACGTCTTCGAGGCGGCTTTCCTGCTGTCCACGGTATACCGCTGCTTTCCCCGTTCGACCGTTCACCTGGCTGTTGTCGATCCCGGGGTCGGCACCAGCCGTAAAATCATCATCCTGCGCACGCCGGAAGGCACTTTTGTCGGTCCGGACAACGGCATCTTCTCCTATGTGGCGCGTGATTACGTCAGCGGTCCCGGAGAGACGGTATCAGGTTTGAAACGCATGGCCCTGTCCGGCGATGCCCACGCCTTTGAAATCACAAACCCCCGCTTCTTCAGACAGCCGGTCTCGCCGACCTTCAACGGCCGGGATATCATGGCGCCGGCGGCGGCGATGCTGGCCCAGGGATTCCAGGCGCCGGCCTTCGGCCAGGCCATAAACCTGATCCATATGCTGGATCTGCCGCGGCCGGAAACAGGCCCTGACGGAAACGTGACGGGGCACGCGGTGTATTTCGACGGCTTCGGCAACATCATCACCGACATCAAAGCCTCCGACCTGCCCCAAACCAGAACGCCGCGGGTGGAAATCGGCCGGCACGCCATCGAAGGCCTGGTGAAGACTTATGCCGAGGGCGGCGGGCTGGCCGCCCTTATCGGATCCTCCGGCTATCTGGAAATCGCCGTCAGGGGCGGCAGCGCGGCGGCGCTGACCGGGACCAGGATCGGCGACACGATTAAAATCAGGGCGGGCGACTAGCTAGTCCGCTTAATCGCCCGCCCGGTAACTCCGTTTGAAACCTGTTAACCTTTTGTTGGTTGTTTGGCTCCTCTGGAAATTATTCTGTTTTCGTTGCTTGGGGTTTCCCCCGGCTTCGCTCTTTACTTCTCCAGCCTGATCAAAAAGACCAGATGGGTTTCAATCCATTTATGAAAAGCTCAAGAGCCTTCTTCCAGACTCCTCGCCTCGGACACGGAACCTAGGATTCGCCACCTCCAAGCGAGGAGTGTTTCCAGGGAAACAGCCAAATCCCAAGAACGGCTTGTCTCTCTACCATCCTACCTCCTTTCGCTTATTTGGCCTGCGGGTACCGCCCGGTACCCACATTTCTAATGTACTCCCAAACCAGGTTTTGGTCAAAGGGAGACAGCAGTGAATAGAGGCGATTCAGGCTGATTGCCATGCCAGTCTGCGATGTCCGATCACTCTACCGCTCTCTCTAGCTCCCTAAAGGTTCGATTTTATGCCGCAAACATGATTCGACAATGCCGCCGGCCGCCGCCATCGGAGACAGACGGATATGCTAGAATTAATCCGTGCGCATCGACATCCTGACGCTGTTCCCGGAAATGTTCCAGGGGCCTTTCGCCGCCAGTATTTTAAAACGGGCGGCTGACCGCGGCCTGCTGGATATCCGGCTGCACAACATCCGGGACTGGGCGCACGATAAACACCGGGTGGTTGACGATTCCCCCTACGGCGGCGGCGCCGGCATGGTGATGAAGCCGGAGCCGGTGGTGGCAGCTATCGAGGCGGTCAGGTCGTTGGACGATGCCGAGGCGAGGGTCGTCCTGCTGTCGCCGGGCGGCCGGCTGTTCAATCAGGCGCTTGCCGCCGAACTGTCGATAATACCCCGGCTGATCCTCGTCGCCGGGCACTACGAGGGGTTCGATGAGCGCATCCGGAATTATGTAGACGATGAGCTTTCCATCGGCGACTACGTGCTGTCCGGCGGCGAACTGCCGGCCATGGTGGTGGCCGATGCCGTGGCCCGGCTGATACCCGGAGTGCTGGGCTGCGGCGAGTCTCACCTTGAGGAGTCTCACAGCCCTTCAGCCGAAGGACTGCTGGAATACCCCCACTACACCCGCCCGCCGGAGTTCCGGGGGCTTAAGGTGCCGGATATCCTGCTTTCCGGCAACCATGCCGCCATCGCCAGATGGCGCCGGCAGGAATCGATCCGGCGGACACTGACGCGGCGGCCTGAGCTCCTCAGCGGCGCGGAGCTGTCCAAGACCGACCAAAAAACGATTGAAGAGATACGCTCCGAACAGCCGCCGGACCCTGGCTAAAGCTTTTTCTTCAGTTTTTCCAGGTTGTTGACAAAGCCCGGCATCAGCTCCAGGCCGAGCCGGATAATGGGATTGGCGGCCATCCTGTCCAGGTAGCTGATATCGCCCATGCGCTTAAAGATGGCCTCCGAATAGGTCGGATAGGCGTGGTTGACGAAATGCAGGGTATGAAGCGGCTTGCGGTACACCCGCAGCAGTTCGGCTTCATGAGCCATTTCTTCGGCATGCAGTCCCAGGATATGGATGCCCAGCGGCTTGCCCCCGGCGTCGGTGATGAACTTGGCGACGCCGAAATCCTGCCGGTCCACCCGGGCCCGCCGCATTCGGCTGTATTCATAGTGATAAATCTTGACCTTGTCGCCGTACCGTTTCCGGGCTTCTTCTTCTGTCAGACCGACATGGGCCAGCGGCGGGCTGGTGTAGGTGATCCACAGGATAGTCCGGTAATCAGCCCGTTTTTTGATTAGCGGGATCAGCGCGTTGTTGGCGGCGATAAGCGCCTGGTACTCGGCCACCGCGCCGGTCTGGAACGGGCCGACGACATCGCCGGCGGCATAGATGTTATCCGCCGTGGTGCGCATCCCCAGGTCGGTTTTGATGCCGCGCGGGGTGACGGCCACCCCGGCCTTATCCAGCGACAATCCTTCTATGTTGGGGACGCGGCCGATAGTCATCAGCAGGGCTTCCGCGGTCAATACCCTGGTTTCGCCGGAGGCGTTCTTGATTTCGGCTGACACCTCTTTGCCGGAGCGGTAGAGCCTGACCGTCTGCCAGCCGGTCAGCAGCGCCACCCCGTTCTGGCGCATCCGGTCCGCCACCAGTTTGGTCATCTCCCGGTCTTCGCGGGCTAGGATGGTTTCGGCCAGTTCCACCACCGTCACCTTAAGCCCCAGCATGCAGTAGGCGGTGGCGTATTCAATGCCGGCGGGCCCGCCGCCGAGGATGATGATCGAGGCCGGAAGCTTGTCCTCGCCGAAAATGTTTTCGGTGGTGAAATACGGCGTTTCGGCGGCGCCTTCGACGTTGAGACGCGCCGGGCTGCTGCCGGTGGCGATGATAAATTTGTTACCGGAAATAATCCGGCTGCCAAGCTTGATGCGGTGCCGGTCCACGAACGAGGGGGCGCCGAACTCGATGTCGATGCCCATCTGTTTGAAGCTTTCGGGATTGTCGATGGCGCCGACTTCCTCGATGACGCGCCGGACGTATTTGTTGACCAGCGAGGTGTCGATTGAAGAAAGCTGGCACTCCAGCCCGAATTCAGACGCCGCTTCCAGGTTGCCGAAGGCTTCGCCGGCGCGGATAAGGGCTTTGGTGGGAATGCAGGTCCGCAGCGAGCAGTTGCCGCCGAGGCGGCCCTTCTCAACCAGAAGAACTTTCTTGCCCAGCCCGGCGGCCATGCCGGCGGCGGAGAAACCGGCGATGCCGCCGCCTAGAATGATCAGGTCGTAGTCATATCTGGACATCGGCTCCTCTACTGGGCTGGGTTATTTGTCTGACCCTCGACCGAGGGCCTGGCGGATTCTCAGCAGCCGGGCTCGCCCGGATGGCCGCAGCAGCTCTGCCGCCGGCTGATTTTTATCCAGTTGTTTCTGAAGGCTAGATAAATCTTGCGGCGCAGCGGCATCGGCGCCCACCAGTTGGTGAAAAAGGCTTTCAGGCTCGGCATGTCGGATCACCCTTTCTTCGGCGGCAGCGGGATAAAACTGCTGGTGCGGTGCTGATAGTCAACATATTCCGGATTTTGGGACAACGTTTTTTCCAGCATCGGAATCCCGGAGACCTTCAGAATCAGGAACGTAATCGTGACCGGGCTGATAATGCCTGCCCAACCATACTCCACGCCGAGGGCCATGGCAAATATGCCCCACCACTGGACCACTTCGCCGAAATAGTTAGGGTGCCGCGAATAGCGCCACAGCCCGGCCTGAAGCACTTTGCCTCTGTTCTGGGGACCGGCGATAAACCGGTCCAGCTGATAATCCGCCGTCGCTTCGATAACAAAGCCGGCCAGCCAGATTACGGCGCCGACCGCGGTTAATAGACCGAACGGGGGCGCGGCAGCCCGGTTGATCAGGACGATCGGCACGGCGACCAGCAACATCAAAACGCCCTGGACGATGAACACCCGTAAGTAGCTGTTCAGCAGCCAGGCCCGGCCCCACCCCTGCCTCATTTTCCGATACCTGAAATCCTCGCCCCGGCCGCGGTTGCGCAGGAAAATGCGCACCGCCAGGCGCATCCCCCAAACGGTGACCAGGGCGGCGGTCAGCAGCTTGACCCCGGAGACTTCGCCGGCGATAACCAGGGTCGTCAGCGTCACGGCGATGAATCCGATGCCCCAGCCGGTATCGGCGACGCTGTTGTTCCGGGTAAACGCCGCGATCACGAAGAGGAATGTCATGTAGCTGAAAATAACCAGGGCGGCGGCGGTGAATAAATCAGCGTTCATGGCCTGCTTCCCTCGCTACCTGAACAACGCCGCCCAGACCAGGGCGTCCAGCACGGCGGTATGAAAGGCAAAATAAAGGCTGCCGGCGACGGCCAGGCGGTAGGAGGCGCCGCGGGCGTTGCCCCGCAACTGTACCAGGGCAGCCGACAGCGCGATCGAAGCCAACCCGACCAGGGCAAGCACCGCCCTGATAGCCAGCCATAAAGCTTCGGAAGGCGAACCGATATACAGATTGGTCAGGGGCATCCACAGCGCTGAAGGCAGCAGGATGCCGATAAAGATCCAGTAAAAGAGCTGGAACTTCCCGCCCGAGCCAATGCTGACCGATTCCGGCCGGATCTTGAAAAGCAGATAGTAGATGAAAGCGAAATAGCCCAGGGCTGATACCAGCATCGATACCGCGTACAGGGGGCGGATGGCGGCCGGGACGCCGCCCCAAAGGGCGTCGGCGCCGGAACCCAATCCGACGGCGTAGCTGCCGAGAACGGCGATGCCGCCGGCGGCGTTAATCGCGAACAGGATTTTCTGAGCCGGGGCAAAGCGGGTCATCGGCATCTCACCCCGCCCGCCTGAGGCCGACCAGGAGCACCCCCGGCCCGCCGTGAACCCCGAGCCCCGCCCCCAACTCCGAGACCAGGATTTTCTCCGGATTCAGGAACTCCGCCAACCAGCCTCTCAGTTTTTCCGCTTCCTCCGCGGCGCGGCTGTGGACAACGGTGATTTCAGTCACCGGGGCGTGTTTTCTGACGAATTCGATGATTTTTTCCATCCCCCTGCCGATCGTGCGCACCAGGCCGGCGCGGGCGATCTCACCGTCATGGAAGGTCAATAAGGGCATGACGTTGAGCACGCTGGAGGCCGCAGCCACGGCTCTGTTGATGCGGCCGCTCCGGGCCAGGTATTTCATGGTGCGGAACATGCCGAACATCCTGACCTGAGAGACAGCCGCTCTGGCTGCGGCGAGCACCTCCGCCAGACCGGCCCCGGATTTGGCAGCCCGGGCGGCGGCAAGGGCCACCAGCCCGAGGCCTGCCGAATTGTAAGCCGAATCCACCACTTCCACCGGGCAGCCGTAATCCGCCGCCCTGACAGCCATGACAGCCGAATTATAAGTGCCGCTGATCTTGGATGAGATATGGATCGAGACAATGGCGTCGGCATCCCTGGAGACTTCCTGGTAAACGGCGGCAAAGTCCTCCGGGTTGGGCTGGGAGGTGGCCGGGTGCTCTTCCGAGGCAACCAGCCTCGGATAGAGCTCGCCTGGTGTTATGTCCACGCCGTCGCGATAGACCGCCGCGCCGAAACGGACATAAATCGGGATGATGGTAATGCCCAGATCGCGGGCGACCTCCGGCGGCAGGTCGCAGGTGCTGTCGGTGACAACTTTAACAGCCATAATTTACACCGGCCTGAGGGTGCCGGCAAAGACCTGCCACGCCAGCGCGGACTTGGCTATCAGGCTGAGCAGGATGTAGACGCGCTCGCCGAACAGGTAGTCGCGCCAGGGGCCGACTTTGCGGTACTGCAGCACCATGTTTAAAGCAAAGCTGAAGAAGAAGACGAACAGGGTGGGCAGGATGACGTAGACAAAGGTGGGGACGCCGCCATCAGCCTGGGACAGCGAGCCGAAGAAATAGATGGCGATGGCTACCCACGGCGCCACGCCGGCGATGCAGCCGACGGTATAGGAAATCCAGTTGGTCCGCTGGGTGGTTTGATTGTGGACTTCCATCACCAGCCCGCACAGGTTCATTACTGCGGTCAGAGCAAAGGCCATCAGCAGGGCGCCCAGATCATACACGCCGCACAGCATGGCGATCAGCACGATCATGAGCGAAGCGCTGAAGGAGTATTCATACCACCGGGCGTAGTTGATGCCCGTCTTGAGGTTTCTGACATACCAGCCGAATACCGGCGGCGAGGCGATGATGAAATGCGCGGCCGCCGACAGCAGCAGGAACACGGCGACCATGGCCCCGAGCGGCACATTGATCCAGACATCGGTCACCGGCCACAGCCGGCCGATGGTTTCATCAAAGGACAGGAACGAGGTGGTCACCGGCAGCTTGAAATCGTTGCTGAGAACCAGCACCGCCGCCGCCTGGATAAGATGCAGGAGTCCCATGAAAGCGTTGTAAACCCTGAGGCGTTTGAACTGCGGTTCGTACTCCATATTACTCCTTCAAATTATTTGACGGCTCATCTATCCGGCGACCGCCCGGGCCGCGGCATAGGAGATAAGGGAAACGGCGCCGGTCAGCAAGGAGCCCCAGACGATATCGGCGGCGACCACGGCGCCCGGCCACTTTTTCAGGGTGGCCAAATTGGACAGGTCATAGGTGGCATAGCTGACGCAGCCCAGCAGCGCGCCCAGGCCGCCGGCCTTAAGCGCCGAACCGGCTTCGACCGCCGGCGCCACAACGAGCACCAGGAGGCCGAAAACATAAAGCAGATAAAAGCCCAGCGCCGGCTGCCATTTCAGCTTCTCCAGCATCAGGTCGGCCAGCTGCCGCCGGTAAAATCCCCTGGCGATTTTGCCCAGCCAGACCAGGTCAATTGCCAGAAACGCTGCTAAAGACGCCACATAGACTGCGACCCACTGACCGATTTCCATATCACCTCACATGTTGCCCCGCCGGGGAGTGTCAACCAACCGCCGCCGCGGCAAAGCCGGCTAGTGATGTTCCTCAGCTTCAGCCCTTTCGGCGTCAGCCTTGGTTTTATGGACCGTGCCGTCAGGGTGGTTCGGCGGAGAATAAATGGTGTACAGCTTCATCGTCTCCGTTTTGGAAGTGTTGACCACATTATGGTAGGTTCCGGCCGGGACGATAACGGCATCGCCGTCGCGGGCGACGTGCTTTTCATCGCCGAGGGTAAAAGTGGCTTCCCCCTGCTCAACCCGGAAGAACTGGTCAACGTGATGGTGGACTTCATTGCCGATCTCTTCTCCGGGCTTGAGGCTCATGACCACCAGCTGGGCGTGTTTGCCGGTGAACAACACCTGCCTGAAATTGCCGTTTTTCAGAGTCTGCTTTTCGATGGGACCGAAGAAACCAATCATTGCGTTGCCTCCTTTTTAACTTTCTGTTCTTTTTTCTGGCAGGCCGGACATACCCCGTTGAACTGCACGGCGCTGCCGTTGACCTTGAAGCCGGTCCGCTCGACCACTTCCTGATGAAAGGTATGATCGAAAGGAACATCGACGTCGGCGACCAGGCCGCAGCTCCGGCAGCAAAGATGGCCGTGACCGCCGGTCCGGGCATCGTAGCGGCTCACCCGGCCGCCGATATACAGCTCGATGGCTTCACCCTTGCGGCAGAGTTTTTCAAGATTACGGTAGACCGTCCCCCGGCTGATGCGCGGCAGGCTGCTCCTGACGCTCTCATATACCTGCTCAGCCGTCGGGTGGACGGTGGTGGCTTGTAGGTACTCTAAAATCTTCTCTTTTTGCCTGGTGCAACGCATATATTTCAATTCTTAATAGTAATTATTCCTATTAATATAATATAATACAGATGCGCCTGAGTCAAAATAGACGGCGCCGGCGCCGGGGCTTGCTATCGGACCCCGGTTTATGATTTACTATTTGGTCTGTGACCTGATACCACCGCCGGTTCAGACCGGCGCGGCAAATAAAGGAGTCCCTGTAAATGAGAATCTCTGAACTGGTACCCCCGGCGGTGAAGGCCGACTTTCCGGAAGTCAACCCCGGCGATACGGTCAAGGTGCATGTCCGGATCATCGAAGGCGACAAAGAGCGCATCCAGGTCTTCCAGGGCGTGGTGCTGCGCAAGCGCTCCGGCACTGACGGCGGCAATTTCACGGTGCGCCGCCTGTCCTACGGCGTCGGCGTGGAACGCATCTTCCCCTTCGCTTCGCCGCTCATCGCCAAGATTGAAGTCACCCGCCGCGGCCGCGTCCGCCGCGCCAAGCTGTACTACCTGCGAGGCTTATCCGGCAAGGCTGCCCGCATCAAGGAAGAAAAAGAAACGGCGGCTTAAGCCGCCGCCCGATGCCTGCGACATGAGGCTCTCCGATTGCGGAGAGCCTCGGTCAATTTAACGGAGCGGAGAGCGCTTTGGCTTACGCCGAGGTCAGCGTCAACTCTCCGGCCGCCGGCCGGAACGCTTTCAGCTACCAGCTACCGCCGGGGCTTGCCGTCCGGCCGGGACAGGCGGTGCTGGCGCCATTCGGCCCCAAAGTCCTCCAGGGCATTGTGATCGAGGTGGCCGATAGGCCGCGTTTCGCCCAAACCCGCCTTTTATCAGGCATTATCGAGCCGCCCCTGTGCCTCACCCCGGCCCAATTAGCGGTCAGCCTCTGGATCTCCAGGCACTATCTGGCGCCGCTGTTCCCCTCTTTGGCGCTGTGGCTGCCCCCGGGGTTCGAGAGGCAAGCCGAACCAATCTTCACCCGCCGTCCAGCGGCGGCCGACCTCCCCCTCTCGGAGATCGAAGCGGCCGTTCTGTCCAGCCTCGATGACGAACAGCCCGAGGAGCAAAAAAGGCTGGAGAAGCTTTTCGGCAAGACGGAAGCGCGCAAGGCGCTGCGCCGCCTGCTGGAAGCCAACCTCATCGAACGGCGGTTCAGGCTGCAGCCGGTCAGGGTCAAACCCAGGCTTGAACGGGTAATCTTGTTAGCGGTGGAACCCGGGGCGGCCGAAACCGCCGCCGGGACTCTCCGGAAAAAAGCCCCGAAACAGGCCGCCGCTCTGAGAAGGCTCCTTGAAGCCGGGGGCCGGCTGGCGGCGGCCGAACTTGGAAAAGCCCTGGGCGGTAACTCCGCATCCGCCGTCGCCGCTCTGGCCGCCAGGGGGCTGGTCAGGGTTGCCGCCGAAGAAAGCCGGCGCGCTCCGAACTTGCCCGCGGCTGTCGAGCTGCCGATCGTACCCGAACTGACGTCCGGCCAGGCCGCGGCGGTGAACGCCGTCGCCGGAGCCATTGACAGGCGCGAAGGCCGGGCATTCCTGCTCCACGGCGTCACCGGCTCCGGCAAAACCGAGGTGTATCTCAAAGCCGCGGCTCACGCTCTCGGGGCGGGCAGACAGGTCATCGTGCTGGTGCCTGAAATATCGCTGACCCATCAGATCATCGAGCGTTTCACCGCCCGTTTCCCCGGCAGGGTGGCCGTGCTTCACAGCCGGCTGCCGCTGGGAGAACGCTACGATCAGTGGCGGGGCATGGACGAAGGTCACTATGATATCGTCATCGGGCCCAGAGGCGCCCTGTTCGCCCCGTTCGGCAGCCCCGGGCTGATCGTCATCGACGAAGAGCATGAGTGGGCTTACAAGCAACAGGAGACGCCCCCTTTGTACCACGCCCGCGCCGCCGCCCGACGATTAGCCCGGGAAACCGGCGCGGCGCTGCTGCTGGGTTCGGCGACACCCGATATCGAGACCCGCTTCCAGGCTGCCGCCGGCGAGTACACCCTGCTGGAACTGCCTCACCGGCTGACTCCCCGGCCGGCCGCCCCGCTGCCGCCGGTCTGGCTGGTAGACATGCGCAGCGAACTGAAACAGGGCAACCTGTCCATATTCAGCCGCAAGCTGGCGGCCGAGATGCGGGCGGCGCTGTCAAACGGCGAGCAGATCATCCTTTTCTACAACCGCCGCGGCGGGGCTACCTTCATCCAGTGCCGCGACTGCGGCGAAGTCCTCCAGTGCCGGAACTGCCGCCTGCCGCTGGGCTTTCACCCGGTGGAAAACCGCCTGATCTGCCATCACTGCAACACCGCCTACCGGGTGCCGGATACCTGTCCGGTCTGCGGCGGCAGGCGGATCAAATACCTGGGCCTGGGGACGCAGAAGCTGGAGGATGAGACCAGGAAAGAATTCCCCGAAGCCAGAATCCT
This window contains:
- a CDS encoding DegV family protein; the encoded protein is MAVKVVTDSTCDLPPEVARDLGITIIPIYVRFGAAVYRDGVDITPGELYPRLVASEEHPATSQPNPEDFAAVYQEVSRDADAIVSIHISSKISGTYNSAVMAVRAADYGCPVEVVDSAYNSAGLGLVALAAARAAKSGAGLAEVLAAARAAVSQVRMFGMFRTMKYLARSGRINRAVAAASSVLNVMPLLTFHDGEIARAGLVRTIGRGMEKIIEFVRKHAPVTEITVVHSRAAEEAEKLRGWLAEFLNPEKILVSELGAGLGVHGGPGVLLVGLRRAG
- the heR gene encoding heliorhodopsin HeR, which translates into the protein MEYEPQFKRLRVYNAFMGLLHLIQAAAVLVLSNDFKLPVTTSFLSFDETIGRLWPVTDVWINVPLGAMVAVFLLLSAAAHFIIASPPVFGWYVRNLKTGINYARWYEYSFSASLMIVLIAMLCGVYDLGALLMAFALTAVMNLCGLVMEVHNQTTQRTNWISYTVGCIAGVAPWVAIAIYFFGSLSQADGGVPTFVYVILPTLFVFFFSFALNMVLQYRKVGPWRDYLFGERVYILLSLIAKSALAWQVFAGTLRPV
- a CDS encoding DUF2177 family protein, with protein sequence MEIGQWVAVYVASLAAFLAIDLVWLGKIARGFYRRQLADLMLEKLKWQPALGFYLLYVFGLLVLVVAPAVEAGSALKAGGLGALLGCVSYATYDLSNLATLKKWPGAVVAADIVWGSLLTGAVSLISYAAARAVAG
- a CDS encoding cupin domain-containing protein, with amino-acid sequence MIGFFGPIEKQTLKNGNFRQVLFTGKHAQLVVMSLKPGEEIGNEVHHHVDQFFRVEQGEATFTLGDEKHVARDGDAVIVPAGTYHNVVNTSKTETMKLYTIYSPPNHPDGTVHKTKADAERAEAEEHH
- a CDS encoding Fur family transcriptional regulator, with product MRCTRQKEKILEYLQATTVHPTAEQVYESVRSSLPRISRGTVYRNLEKLCRKGEAIELYIGGRVSRYDARTGGHGHLCCRSCGLVADVDVPFDHTFHQEVVERTGFKVNGSAVQFNGVCPACQKKEQKVKKEATQ
- the rplS gene encoding 50S ribosomal protein L19, which produces MRISELVPPAVKADFPEVNPGDTVKVHVRIIEGDKERIQVFQGVVLRKRSGTDGGNFTVRRLSYGVGVERIFPFASPLIAKIEVTRRGRVRRAKLYYLRGLSGKAARIKEEKETAA
- the priA gene encoding replication restart helicase PriA — protein: MAYAEVSVNSPAAGRNAFSYQLPPGLAVRPGQAVLAPFGPKVLQGIVIEVADRPRFAQTRLLSGIIEPPLCLTPAQLAVSLWISRHYLAPLFPSLALWLPPGFERQAEPIFTRRPAAADLPLSEIEAAVLSSLDDEQPEEQKRLEKLFGKTEARKALRRLLEANLIERRFRLQPVRVKPRLERVILLAVEPGAAETAAGTLRKKAPKQAAALRRLLEAGGRLAAAELGKALGGNSASAVAALAARGLVRVAAEESRRAPNLPAAVELPIVPELTSGQAAAVNAVAGAIDRREGRAFLLHGVTGSGKTEVYLKAAAHALGAGRQVIVLVPEISLTHQIIERFTARFPGRVAVLHSRLPLGERYDQWRGMDEGHYDIVIGPRGALFAPFGSPGLIVIDEEHEWAYKQQETPPLYHARAAARRLARETGAALLLGSATPDIETRFQAAAGEYTLLELPHRLTPRPAAPLPPVWLVDMRSELKQGNLSIFSRKLAAEMRAALSNGEQIILFYNRRGGATFIQCRDCGEVLQCRNCRLPLGFHPVENRLICHHCNTAYRVPDTCPVCGGRRIKYLGLGTQKLEDETRKEFPEARILRWDSDAARGKEAGYGIFDDFRSGKADILVGTQVVARGLDLPRVGLVGVINADTALNLPDFRAGERTFQLLLQVAGRAGRGEFPGRVVVQSYQPGHYAVAAAVNHDYPAFYEKEIEYRRMLGYPPFGELAVATVGHTVEGEGLKLAQNLKKRLELSRDAAGIPGIEFIGPAPAFVPRRRGLYRWQVTVKGRHIAEFLEQADLPAGIQLNVDPVGLD